The following nucleotide sequence is from Salvia miltiorrhiza cultivar Shanhuang (shh) chromosome 7, IMPLAD_Smil_shh, whole genome shotgun sequence.
gtcctgcatacgtgctagacaaggaagcgaagaaattggaacccaGGTGCGAATTAatgctgtttgtaggatatcctaaggaaacgaaaggtgcttatttttataatcctaaggatcagaaagtggttgttagcaccaactcacgattcttggagcatgattatataaatgagcacaagtctaggtccgagattgtccttcaagaaatcgaaggcaatggacaggcgattccatcaccccagccaagtgtgcaagtgaatgcaccacaagacactgcacaaaccattgtcacagctgtaccaccaccgcttcgtcgtagtgggagggttgtagttcaacccgatcgatttatgttcttgggagaatcttcggatctacttcctgttgatgaacaaaaggatgtcgaccctgataactatagacaagcgatgaaagatcaagatgcagattcttggtacgaggccatggtttctgaaatagaatccatgggtgctatggatgtatacgaaaagaccgaactaccagatggctttttagctataggtagtaggtgggtatacaagagaaagagagattcggatggcgaagtcgcagctttcaaagctagactggtggcgaaaggttatacccaggaacagggtatagattatgatgagaccttctcgccggttgccatgctcaagtctatccgaatactccttgccatagcagcccacatgaaccttgagatttggcaaatggatgtcaagaccgctttcctaaacggtttccttgaagaaggaagggacatctatatgcagcaacctgaagggtttgtgaagaagggcgaagagcatcttgtgtggaagcttaagaagtccatttatggacttaagcaagcttcgaggtcatggaacaaacgttttgacgaggtcattaaatcctatggatttactcgttgtgagaacgaaagttgcgtgtaccgtttagatgccaatggtgacgtggttttccttgcactttatgtagatgatatcctcctcattggcaacaatgttgagctattatcggacataaagaagtggttatccgaacagtttcaaatgaaagacttaggagatgcagcgtacatcctggggatcaaggtcgttcgtgatcgccagaaaaggatgttgagcttatctcaagcgtcttacattgatactgtgattgctcgttttagcatgcaaaatgccaagaaaggcttgctaccttttagacatggtattcctctgtctaaggacatgtgtcctaagacgcctagtgaggttgaggagatgaggaagataccctatgcttccgctgtaggtagcctcatgtatgcgatgctatgcacgagacctgatatttgctatgtcgttggcatggttgcgagatatcagtcgaaccctggaccaggacactggactgcggtaaagcatattctcaagtacctgaaacggactcgagattataggctagtttaccagtcagacagtctatttcctttgggttacaccgattcggatttccaggctgaccgggatgagaagagatctacctctggttatgtgtttaccttgggaggtggagccgtatcgtggcggagtgcaaagcagaagtgcattgcagactccaccatggaagccgaatatgtagctgcttcggaagctgctaaggaggctgtatggttccggaactacctcttggatctaggagtggtccctaatttgcctaagagtatcataatttattgtgataactcgggtgcagtggcaaattccaaggaacccaggagccacaaggcgtcaaaacacatagagagaaagtaccacatcatacgagaaatcgtaaacagaggagatgtgctagtagaaaagattgatacattggagaacctagctgatcctttcacgaaaagcttaccgcaaaagacctatgagaagcatgctcgagggatgggattgcggttgatgccacccacttagagaaaaactttcagtataagtgggagagatgaagtgaagtttttgtaatagctagtatttagacacattgtatactaaaagttttgctttagtataagtgggagattgttggatttgtatactgaaagcaagaactttatgcttgtatacaatgattcctgttattcactattcttatctcctatctgattgtgttcatgattgcatatgtatgttctttatctctgtataagtagattatatggtgtgttgtagatcacagaagaccatataattggaataaccttaagagatataatatgatcacagccgaaataactctaggacaagttattggtttaggctgcagtatagatggaagtagtttgtcttggctacttgtctatactggtacgtcattacgtattgataggaccacagtttgagatgtattcttctatctgacttaagtgaagaatcaagatctcggtgacttataaatcttaatactaataagtattcagatatatatgttaactcgtatatcactttgacttactatgggcgagagttaaatgctaactcgagtactctgtatcttgggtgatagcggttaatatatgatatttgattatctgtattagtacccgtatccggtataggataatgacatccccttaaggagctcaataaggtttattacgctaaaccctgcaggttgattaagttcaggcgtaataataaagtttgagtggtactgcttaaggaattattaagagattaattaatttaagctgtcagagctctaattaattaatggatgtcggacattttaaatacggagatttaataagtctaaatacaagccccgactcatcaccggcaataaaggggtaagtcagtatcggttctctagtggaatgaactgatatttataaattaattatggtctgggctgaccatagataaattaatttatttgaggcccatctttattccttgtatctggtccctgggctggcccaatgtctcctagcccaagtagggcagaaatcGTCCCTCACAAGAAAAggagcgccccatacgtatttaattatctattaaatacagctgtcagctctcaggaaaatacactgataaaattagggtttttgagagcagagggggcgcaggaaacgtgagaggcattctgtcttgggaatttccatagctcgttgtccatccaacgttggaaattgagcgggatacagtcgagaagatcagagctggagtctgaatcattcgacgcgatcatcaaccatctgtgcatccgattctcaagtaagttttcctaacacctgtgtgcagctgttaaattcataggagcatgttaggaattaatcgttgtatgatgaattaataataatccaagaaacgatcatcgggcaatcgagtattaattcaacttaatattccttcaagatAAACCAACCTGTCTACTTTCTGTACTACGatgttgatacaacacagaacctaaaacagccgaataacaaaagttaatcgAACAAAGCAAACAACCTGGTACGCTCCAATGGACTTGCACTTCAAATCTTGCTCTatacaaagatagactttacagattggctgcctaagtctacttcgtcaaagcaatccttgaagaaccggtgtcacgtttgcagcaggaaaatgacgagttggttgtgagTGAATATTAAGTCGCTGATTTTGCACTTCTAAAACGTGAGGATGATTGAAGCTTCTTGCTGCATTTATaggccttcatgtcgtggttggtttcatccacttcccacttccagaaccTTCATATAACTGCTGCAATCCGTCTTCAAAAACTGCTAGTCGACCAGCCTTGGAATGTTTGTTACGAGATCATGGTTCCTAAAAAATAGCAACAACCTGCCCACTACTTTGAACCATGCATAACCGCCTATCCACTTATTagaaacgtggtcaacaagcataaaaaTGTTATTTCACAACTAAAGAATAAGAAAACGTGAAatgaaggtaaagattaaatatatacaattaccaatggagagtcaaagtatggagtcaaggcagactccagaatgttggttgaaacccagaaatgttgacaccaagaatgttatcaacattccacccaacattgaaaacacgaatgttatcaacattggtcccaacattgtcggagtcaacattgactctaacaatctcccccttAATCTTTTTCTTCctgcaacaaaaacaaaaacaaacaaaaagaaaaaaaactatataaaaaaagaattctATGTTACAGATATTTTAGATCAAGAAAGAGTTAGAAACTCCCCCTTAATCAAACAAGAGGTGAACCTCAAAAACAGTTCGGAAGAGATGTTAGAACAACACTCCCCCTGAAACAAACAAGCGGTACAACCTTAAGAAAGAGTCCAAAACAGAATGTTGACCCAACAATCGTTTTGGAACAAACAAGAAGAAGTAAAGAACTCCCCCTAAATCGAACATCATGAGAACCTGATACACAGATGATAGCAAAACAAACAACAGCATTCGGAGCATTTAACCTCTCGATCAACATACTCAAAATAAACAAAGCAAGCAGCAGCATTCAACCTCTTGATCAACTTTGATCAACAAGATAATACTCAAAGCATTTAACCTCTCGATCAACATTGATCAAAACACAAGATGAAACATTTCACAAACAAGTTGATCAAATGAAGCCTTTCTTTGTTTGATCAAAATGAAGGTCGGCCAAAGACCAAGACCTTCATTTGACCTGCCCAAAACACAATATACGAAAGTATAtcaaaaaaatgataaatgttGAACCAACAGATAATCAAAAACTAAGATAACAAAAACTTTGTTACCAAAAACAGGTGCTCATGCACAACAAACATCCAAGAGGATTAGAAccccaaaaacaaaacaaagtaAAAGATGTCCATGCATCAAAAATACCACCAAAGAAACATTGTTTTGAAACTAAAACTGCCAACAATCGTAGTCAACTCCACAACTAACAATAGAAAACTACTCACCCTTTTTTGTTGAAGAAGGAAAAGGTAGGAGTTTCGAGAAAATTTGTTCACAGCAATCAACCCTCGCGAGCATATCCTGCCCCAGCTTGATCGTTTAATCCGCCATTAATTGCACTTGGCTTTTGAGCTTGAGAAGATCCTATCTAGCCTTAATGAGCTCTGCAATGTCAAGATCGATCTCAACCTCCGATTCTCCAACTAGTTCCTTGCCTTTACGAGATGTTGATGTTTCTTTAGTGAAATGGGCTTTGACAGATCAGATGTTAGCAACATCAAGGTCAACATCTGGACCAGTTGTGTAATCAACATCTTCGGCTTCACCATACTTGTCGATCTCAGCTTCAGCAGAGCCAGCTTTATCATCAGGCTGAGGAGAGTAGTGAGGACCAGTACGAGGAGGCTCGTAAGGGAGATCTTTGATACGATCAGGAGTGAGAAGGGTTTTGGAAAACTCGAGCAAGTTCTTCTCTTCAACAAGCACaacttcctctctctcctcgAGTCCTTTCTTAACCAAGAGATTGTAGATGAAGCTGGGAAATAGAAGCATACTACCTCCTGTAGACTTAAATGTTGCACGAGAGATGTTAACAAACACTTGCTCACCAAAGGTGAAAGCCAATGGCTTACCAACTTTAAAGATAAATTCAGCTTGTTCCTTAGTTAGAGCAGTAGTGTTTTTGCTTGGAAGCCAGTTGTAAACAGCAATTTTGTGTAGCACAGTGTATTTCCAGGACAAGGTGGACGCAGCAAATTTAGAGGTCTATGCCTTAAGCTTTCCTCCAGTTAACTCCCTAGtcatctcatcatcatcaatcTCAACATCAGCAGTGTTAGTATCCGCAGTGTAGCATGCTTTGTTAATAACGGATGGAGAGAAATTAAAGACCTTACCCCTAACAAATATTTTCCCATACTTAACAGATTTTGAATCAAAAGCCTCCGGCATCAGATTAACATAGAACTCCCTAACAATCTCAGCATCATAGCCAAAAATATTGATAACATTACCCCACATACCCCTATCTTGTAATAGGACATCAAGCTTAAACTTTGAAAAGAAATCCTTATCCGCACGTCTATCATTATAAAACTTCCTAGCAGCCAACACTTTAAGCGCATTATTTGCTTCACGAGTGTAAAAATGAGTAGAATACGACTTACTAACCTCAACCTCTTATTCAGAGGAGCTTCCAGAACAGCTAATGCGAGGAGAGGTAGTGTGAGAGGTCGAAAAAACCTTCCCGCTCTTCGAGGTAGGAGAGTGTTCAACCTTTGGCTTGAGCACTGTTGGCTTTGATGTTGGACCAACAACACTGTCTTCTCGACTAGGAAGGTTGAGAGTTGATGGAATCACCCGTGTGGATTTGGATCTTGAGGATCGCCTCAGAGAAGCCATACAAACTTTTCGTTTCCCGCTTTTCTTGTCAAGGACAAAGGTCTCAACATCAATAACATATGTGCTCTCTTC
It contains:
- the LOC130994193 gene encoding uncharacterized protein LOC130994193; the encoded protein is MDKNADLSSLIKSLIQHFGSPESVAKHLSALPQMVETTEKPSSSQAPAEVPGETITPAPSPKGSPKRSTNEFSVGTDVAPISLQMVETPINPEPISTVAPLEIFHSPKMAPQAGPSLKVDEELKKGKSLFKNPTVQAAPEKSTVPSSLARIGEIAKEALLDLASQPGSDVDKASVVAEEEFADVGDKPTSMDVDETERIPDVDQDVDPEESTYVIDVETFVLDKKSGKRKVCMASLRRSSRSKSTRVIPSTLNLPSREDSVVGPTSKPTVLKPKVEHSPTSKSGKVEVSKSYSTHFYTREANNALKVLAARKFYNDRRADKDFFSKFKLDVLLQDRGMWGNVINIFGYDAEIVREFYVNLMPEAFDSKSVKYGKIFVRGKVFNFSPSVINKACYTADTNTADVEIDDDEMTRELTGGKLKSTGGSMLLFPSFIYNLLVKKGLEEREEVVLVEEKNLLEFSKTLLTPDRIKDLPYEPPRTGPHYSPQPDDKAGSAEAEIDKYGEAEDVDYTTGPDVDLDVANI